In one Microbacterium invictum genomic region, the following are encoded:
- a CDS encoding alpha/beta fold hydrolase yields MPDVQTVARDARVIPFIDEGEGPVSLVLIPEHSLEGDALGAIAHYLAEEAGFRVIRVDEPAGAATDVQERVADVMAVLDHVGLDDTWVGGHGPGGTVARAVAASYTARIDGLLLLGAEESEIELAPGIPVLIIQGTDDAVTPSANGERLHAAAPDRATVRTVPGDHLFPMSHPIETALFIEEYLDWD; encoded by the coding sequence ATGCCCGACGTGCAGACCGTCGCGCGCGACGCGCGCGTCATCCCGTTCATCGACGAGGGCGAGGGCCCGGTCTCGCTGGTCCTCATTCCCGAGCACAGCCTGGAGGGCGACGCCCTGGGCGCGATCGCCCACTACCTCGCCGAGGAGGCGGGTTTCCGCGTCATCCGTGTGGATGAGCCCGCTGGCGCCGCAACGGATGTGCAGGAGCGCGTCGCCGACGTCATGGCCGTTCTCGACCACGTCGGCCTCGACGACACCTGGGTCGGCGGGCACGGGCCCGGGGGCACGGTGGCGCGCGCCGTCGCGGCCTCGTACACCGCGCGTATCGACGGACTGCTGCTCCTCGGAGCAGAGGAGAGCGAGATCGAGCTCGCGCCCGGCATCCCGGTGCTGATCATCCAGGGGACGGATGACGCGGTGACCCCTTCCGCGAACGGAGAGCGGCTCCACGCCGCGGCCCCCGATCGGGCGACGGTCCGCACGGTTCCCGGCGATCACCTCTTCCCGATGTCCCACCCGATCGAGACGGCGCTGTTCATCGAGGAGTACCTCGACTGGGACTGA
- a CDS encoding PPOX class F420-dependent oxidoreductase encodes MTSAHLLALGSEAFVSLTTFRRTGIGVSTPVWIARDGDALVVTTPAPSGKVKRLRNNPSVTLRPSGRMGHVDPHAPLTMATAEVVADPAEVQRCSEVLHAKYGAEYVMIMGIESRFARGRQERVILRITD; translated from the coding sequence ATGACCTCTGCGCACCTGCTCGCCCTCGGTTCCGAGGCGTTCGTCTCCCTGACGACGTTCCGGCGCACGGGAATCGGCGTGTCCACCCCGGTGTGGATCGCGCGAGACGGAGACGCGCTGGTCGTCACGACGCCGGCCCCCTCGGGGAAGGTCAAGCGGCTGCGCAACAATCCGTCCGTGACCCTGCGTCCGAGCGGGCGGATGGGACACGTCGACCCCCACGCGCCGCTCACGATGGCGACGGCGGAGGTCGTGGCCGACCCCGCGGAGGTGCAGCGCTGCTCGGAGGTGCTCCACGCCAAGTACGGGGCCGAGTACGTCATGATCATGGGCATCGAGAGCCGCTTCGCCCGCGGCCGTCAGGAGCGGGTGATCCTGCGCATCACGGACTGA
- a CDS encoding Fpg/Nei family DNA glycosylase, whose product MPESPEVQVLADVLDDAVSHRRIIGVDVGEFRSWKTRDRPVEGLVGATITGVTRFGKHLDIDTDRGDLVVTLGRAGWVRHRVEDDDDAAHDAAEPTSPAAAVIATVELDDDTALEFTDAGEWLSLALSLVDHPQDVPAVKKLGPDPLSPTYTRADFDRITVGRRKQLKALLQEQESISGIGNAYSDEILHRAKIAPTTHAAALDEAEREVLFEAIRDELAEAVRARRSIPLPRLKQAKAESMRVHGRTGEACPVCGGKVADVPGSKGSAQYCPTCQGPAD is encoded by the coding sequence ATGCCCGAGTCGCCCGAAGTGCAGGTCCTCGCCGACGTCCTCGACGACGCGGTGTCCCACCGTCGGATCATCGGCGTCGATGTGGGGGAGTTCCGCTCGTGGAAGACCCGGGATCGACCGGTGGAGGGTCTCGTCGGGGCCACGATCACGGGTGTGACGCGCTTCGGCAAACACCTCGACATCGACACCGACCGCGGCGACCTGGTCGTCACGCTCGGACGCGCGGGGTGGGTGCGCCACCGCGTCGAGGATGACGACGACGCAGCGCACGATGCCGCCGAGCCGACCTCGCCTGCCGCGGCGGTGATCGCCACGGTCGAACTCGACGACGACACCGCCCTGGAGTTCACCGACGCCGGCGAATGGCTCTCTCTCGCGCTGTCACTGGTGGATCACCCCCAGGACGTGCCGGCGGTGAAGAAGCTCGGACCCGACCCGCTGTCACCGACGTACACCCGGGCCGACTTCGACCGGATCACCGTCGGACGTCGCAAGCAGCTCAAGGCGCTGCTGCAGGAGCAGGAGAGCATCTCGGGCATCGGCAACGCGTACTCCGACGAGATCCTCCATCGCGCGAAGATCGCACCCACGACGCACGCCGCCGCTCTCGACGAGGCCGAGCGGGAAGTGCTGTTCGAAGCGATCCGAGACGAGCTCGCCGAGGCGGTGCGTGCGCGCCGCAGCATCCCGCTCCCGCGACTGAAACAGGCAAAGGCGGAGTCGATGCGCGTCCACGGGCGCACCGGCGAAGCCTGTCCGGTGTGCGGCGGGAAGGTGGCGGACGTACCCGGGTCCAAGGGGTCGGCGCAGTACTGTCCGACGTGCCAGGGTCCCGCTGACTGA
- a CDS encoding type 1 glutamine amidotransferase domain-containing protein, with translation MTDLNGKTVAFLLTDGYEDSELTSPWQAVTDAGARAHLVSPATGSVTGKKGHEQAVDVAVASADAASYDALVLPGGVVNADHLRMDNASVAFARDFFSQHKPVGVICHGAWILIEAGAVEGRTLTSYPSLKTDLSNAGARWVDEEVVVDQGLVSSRTPDDLPAFNAKVVEEIAEGTHAGQTL, from the coding sequence ATGACCGACCTGAACGGCAAGACCGTCGCGTTCCTCCTCACCGACGGCTACGAGGACAGCGAGTTGACCAGTCCATGGCAGGCGGTGACCGATGCCGGTGCCCGGGCGCACCTCGTCTCACCCGCGACGGGGAGCGTGACAGGCAAGAAGGGGCACGAACAGGCGGTCGATGTCGCCGTCGCGAGCGCCGATGCCGCCTCGTACGACGCCCTCGTGCTGCCCGGCGGCGTCGTCAATGCCGACCATCTCCGGATGGATAACGCCTCGGTGGCCTTCGCCCGCGACTTCTTCTCTCAGCACAAGCCGGTCGGCGTCATCTGCCACGGCGCCTGGATCCTCATCGAGGCCGGAGCTGTGGAAGGCCGCACTCTGACGAGCTATCCGAGCCTCAAGACGGATCTGAGCAATGCCGGAGCCCGGTGGGTGGACGAGGAGGTCGTCGTCGACCAGGGACTCGTTTCGAGCCGGACACCCGACGACCTTCCGGCGTTCAACGCGAAGGTCGTCGAGGAGATCGCCGAGGGCACGCACGCCGGTCAGACACTCTGA